In a single window of the Subtercola sp. PAMC28395 genome:
- a CDS encoding acetamidase/formamidase family protein produces the protein MILEPLQPGNGAIRSQHYLPATGRNVLWGRLPCAADEAVLDIESGDEVTIDTLSHEGILEDQGRDPRRFFGAHGVDGHYVLDDAIAVAASDYPRDRAVDGPHVVTGPIRVRGAKPGDLLKMTLIEALPRVPYGVISNRHTKGALPGEYPQGLETVSAYAEVDEDADGIRVGTLPLVHGGPKLVRFPLAPFLGIMGVAVSGDTRPHSVPPGPHGGNIDINLLTAGNSLYLPVQVAGALAYVGDPHFAQGDGEVALTAMEASLRVTVRFEVVPQADALQQFGRLIGPLAETRDFLVPTGMSLDLDEAVQHCVRAAISLLGARYGMDSHLAYAYLSAATDFNISQVVDIVKGVHARIRVSDFDGVPLKHR, from the coding sequence ATGATCCTCGAACCACTCCAGCCCGGGAACGGCGCTATCCGTTCACAACACTATCTGCCCGCAACGGGCCGGAATGTGCTCTGGGGGCGGCTGCCCTGCGCCGCCGATGAGGCCGTGCTCGACATCGAATCGGGTGACGAGGTCACCATCGACACGCTGAGTCACGAGGGCATTCTCGAAGACCAGGGTCGCGACCCGCGCCGGTTCTTCGGCGCTCACGGGGTAGACGGCCACTACGTACTCGACGACGCCATCGCCGTCGCGGCCTCCGACTACCCTCGCGACCGTGCTGTCGACGGGCCCCACGTGGTGACCGGGCCCATCCGCGTGCGGGGGGCGAAGCCCGGCGATCTGCTCAAGATGACCCTGATCGAAGCGCTGCCGAGAGTGCCCTACGGCGTGATCTCCAACCGCCACACCAAGGGCGCCCTGCCGGGCGAGTATCCCCAGGGGCTCGAGACAGTGAGTGCGTACGCCGAGGTCGATGAAGACGCCGACGGAATTCGCGTGGGCACTCTGCCTCTCGTGCACGGCGGCCCCAAGCTCGTCAGGTTCCCGCTTGCGCCGTTCCTCGGCATCATGGGCGTCGCCGTTTCGGGTGACACCCGCCCGCACTCCGTTCCGCCGGGGCCGCATGGTGGCAACATCGACATCAACCTCCTCACCGCCGGCAACTCGCTCTACCTTCCGGTCCAGGTCGCCGGCGCCCTGGCCTACGTCGGTGACCCGCACTTCGCCCAGGGCGACGGGGAGGTCGCCCTCACGGCGATGGAGGCCTCGCTCCGCGTGACCGTGCGCTTCGAGGTCGTTCCCCAGGCGGATGCCCTGCAGCAGTTCGGCCGCCTCATCGGCCCCCTCGCCGAGACCCGTGACTTCCTCGTACCCACAGGTATGAGTCTCGACCTCGACGAGGCCGTGCAGCACTGTGTGCGAGCGGCGATCTCGCTGCTGGGCGCCCGTTACGGAATGGACTCACACCTCGCCTACGCCTACCTCAGCGCGGCCACCGACTTCAACATCTCCCAGGTCGTCGACATCGTCAAGGGCGTGCACGCGCGCATCCGCGTCTCCGACTTCGATGGAGTCCCGCTGAAACACAGGTGA